A single region of the Neisseria zoodegmatis genome encodes:
- the trmB gene encoding tRNA (guanosine(46)-N7)-methyltransferase TrmB, with product MTDNEVNQSNNQTVPEQHKRSIRSFVLRQGHMTAAQQRAIDTMWPQFGIDYQADPADLNKMFGRDNPKVLEIGFGMGTATVEIAKRLPEKDFLAIDVHGPGVGNIFKLIEEEQITNIRVMRHDAVEVVENMLSDGSLDGIHIFFPDPWHKKRHNKRRLVQIPFVAKLLPKLKTGGYIHLATDWEEYAVQMLEVLSSFDYLSNTAADYAPTPEYRPETKFEARGKRLGHGVWDLVFVKK from the coding sequence TTTGTTTTGCGCCAAGGGCATATGACTGCCGCCCAGCAGCGTGCCATTGATACCATGTGGCCTCAATTCGGGATCGACTATCAAGCAGACCCGGCAGATTTGAACAAAATGTTTGGCCGTGATAATCCGAAGGTGTTGGAAATCGGTTTCGGCATGGGCACGGCTACCGTAGAAATTGCCAAACGCCTGCCTGAAAAAGACTTTTTAGCTATTGATGTGCACGGCCCCGGCGTAGGCAATATTTTTAAACTGATTGAAGAAGAACAGATAACGAATATCCGGGTGATGCGCCACGATGCCGTGGAAGTAGTGGAAAATATGTTAAGCGACGGTTCACTTGACGGCATTCATATTTTCTTTCCCGATCCGTGGCACAAAAAGCGCCATAACAAGCGCCGTTTGGTGCAGATACCGTTTGTTGCCAAGCTGTTGCCCAAATTAAAAACAGGCGGTTATATCCATTTGGCAACAGATTGGGAAGAATATGCGGTTCAAATGCTTGAAGTGTTAAGCAGTTTTGATTATTTGAGCAATACCGCCGCAGATTACGCGCCTACACCCGAATACCGACCTGAAACCAAGTTTGAAGCGCGTGGAAAACGTTTGGGGCATGGTGTGTGGGATTTGGTGTTTGTAAAGAAATAA
- the metW gene encoding methionine biosynthesis protein MetW, with translation MTELRDDLQLIYDWIPESSRVLDLGCGNGELLSALIQRKQCTGYGVEIDTEGVIASIERGVSVIQADLEQGLQDFGDNSFDILVLSQTIQAMQNTETILQDLTRVAKQAIVSFPNFGYWRNRLQIGLCGHMPVSERMPYQWYNTPNIHWCTLQDFDRLCAKNHIRVLERTVMTAGKRINILPNLLGSLAFYRVG, from the coding sequence ATGACTGAATTACGCGATGATTTGCAATTGATTTACGACTGGATTCCCGAAAGCAGCCGCGTGTTGGATTTGGGCTGCGGTAACGGCGAACTGCTTTCCGCCTTGATTCAACGCAAACAGTGTACCGGTTACGGTGTAGAAATCGATACGGAAGGCGTTATCGCTTCGATAGAGCGCGGCGTGAGCGTGATTCAGGCGGATTTGGAGCAAGGGTTGCAAGATTTCGGCGACAACAGCTTCGATATTCTCGTACTCAGCCAAACCATACAGGCGATGCAGAATACCGAAACCATTTTGCAAGACCTTACCCGTGTTGCCAAGCAAGCCATTGTGTCTTTTCCAAACTTCGGTTACTGGCGCAACCGCCTGCAAATCGGATTGTGCGGGCATATGCCAGTATCTGAACGCATGCCCTATCAATGGTATAACACGCCCAATATTCATTGGTGTACTTTGCAGGATTTCGACCGTTTGTGTGCCAAAAACCATATCCGTGTGTTGGAACGCACGGTTATGACTGCCGGGAAACGTATTAATATTCTCCCCAATCTTTTGGGTAGTTTGGCTTTTTACCGTGTCGGCTGA
- the metX gene encoding homoserine O-succinyltransferase MetX produces MTHNTDALVALPQKIPFDVPLALQNGQTLPRFDLMVETYGSLNADKSNAVLICHALSGNHHVAGRYSLEDKYPGWWDSMVGPGKPVDTNRFFVVGLNNLGGCHGSTGPLSINPETGEEYGADFPVVTVKDWVKSQALLADHFGITQWAAIIGGSLGGMQALQWAIDFPERVRHALVIASSTRLSAQNIAFNDVARQAIITDPDFHDGHYRRHNTIPRRGLRIARMMGHITYLAEQGLGKKFGRNMHSNGYQYGYDVEFEVESYLRYQGDKFAERFDANTYLRMTKALDYFAPAAEFGNDLVAALKTTQAKFFVASFSTDWRFAPARSRALVKHLVRAGKHVQYIEVESHHGHDAFLMADEPYIRAVRAYMNNVAKECAHD; encoded by the coding sequence ATGACACACAATACTGATGCGTTGGTTGCTCTGCCGCAAAAAATACCGTTTGACGTTCCGCTTGCCCTGCAAAACGGTCAAACGCTGCCGCGCTTCGATCTGATGGTGGAAACTTACGGCAGCTTGAATGCCGATAAATCCAATGCCGTCTTAATTTGTCATGCACTTTCCGGAAACCATCATGTAGCCGGCAGATATAGCCTGGAAGACAAATATCCCGGCTGGTGGGATAGTATGGTCGGCCCGGGCAAACCGGTCGATACCAACCGCTTTTTCGTTGTGGGTTTAAACAATCTCGGCGGATGCCACGGCAGCACCGGTCCTTTGAGTATCAACCCCGAAACCGGAGAAGAATACGGTGCGGACTTTCCCGTCGTTACCGTAAAAGACTGGGTAAAAAGCCAAGCGCTCTTAGCCGACCATTTCGGCATCACACAATGGGCTGCCATTATCGGCGGCAGCTTGGGCGGTATGCAGGCATTACAGTGGGCAATAGACTTTCCCGAACGGGTAAGGCACGCTTTGGTTATCGCCTCTTCTACCCGTCTCTCTGCTCAAAATATTGCTTTCAATGACGTTGCCCGACAAGCAATTATTACCGACCCCGACTTTCACGACGGCCATTACCGCCGCCACAATACCATCCCCCGCCGCGGTCTGCGTATAGCTCGCATGATGGGGCACATTACTTATCTTGCCGAACAAGGTTTGGGCAAAAAATTCGGGCGCAACATGCACAGCAACGGCTATCAATACGGCTATGATGTTGAGTTTGAAGTGGAATCTTACCTCCGCTATCAGGGCGATAAATTTGCCGAACGCTTCGATGCCAATACTTATTTGCGCATGACCAAAGCTTTGGATTATTTTGCCCCTGCCGCCGAGTTCGGTAACGATTTGGTTGCCGCCCTGAAAACCACCCAAGCCAAGTTTTTCGTAGCCAGCTTCAGCACCGACTGGCGCTTTGCTCCCGCCCGCTCGCGTGCATTGGTGAAGCATTTGGTAAGGGCGGGCAAACATGTCCAATATATCGAAGTCGAATCGCACCACGGTCATGATGCTTTTTTAATGGCCGACGAACCCTATATCCGCGCTGTGCGTGCCTATATGAACAATGTTGCCAAGGAATGCGCCCATGACTGA
- a CDS encoding glutathione peroxidase translates to MALVDRTGQQVPSVVFHTRVGDSWKDVSTDDLFKGKKVVVFSLPGAFTPTCSSTHLPRYNELAKAFKENGVDNILCVSVNDTFVMNAWAADEESDNIIMVPDGNGEFTEGMGMLVDKDNLGFGKRSWRYSMLVNDGKIEKMFIEPEKEGDPFEVSDADTMLKYVAPNWKAQESVAIFTKPGCQFCAKAKKALDDKGLAYEEIVLGKDASIVSVRAITGKATAPQVFIGGKYIGGSEDLEAYLAKN, encoded by the coding sequence ATGGCTTTAGTAGATCGTACCGGTCAGCAAGTACCGAGCGTTGTATTCCACACCCGCGTCGGCGATTCTTGGAAAGATGTTTCTACCGATGATTTGTTCAAAGGCAAAAAAGTAGTGGTATTCTCTTTGCCGGGCGCATTTACCCCCACTTGTTCTTCTACCCACCTGCCTCGCTACAACGAGCTGGCCAAAGCGTTTAAAGAAAACGGCGTAGACAACATTTTGTGCGTATCTGTAAACGACACTTTTGTAATGAACGCTTGGGCTGCCGACGAAGAGTCTGACAACATCATCATGGTTCCGGACGGCAACGGTGAATTTACCGAAGGCATGGGCATGCTGGTTGACAAAGACAACTTGGGCTTCGGCAAACGCTCTTGGCGTTACTCTATGCTGGTAAACGACGGCAAAATCGAAAAAATGTTTATCGAGCCGGAAAAAGAAGGCGACCCCTTTGAAGTTTCCGATGCCGACACCATGCTGAAATACGTTGCTCCGAACTGGAAAGCTCAAGAGTCTGTGGCCATCTTCACCAAACCCGGTTGCCAATTCTGCGCCAAAGCTAAAAAAGCTTTGGACGACAAAGGCTTGGCTTACGAAGAAATCGTATTGGGCAAAGATGCCAGCATCGTTTCCGTACGCGCCATTACCGGTAAAGCAACTGCTCCTCAAGTATTTATCGGCGGTAAATACATCGGCGGCAGCGAAGATTTGGAAGCATACTTGGCTAAAAACTAA
- a CDS encoding dihydrolipoyl dehydrogenase — MKQIQADVVVIGGGTAGMGAFRNARLHTDNVYLIESHAFGTTCARVGCMPSKLLIAAAEARHHALHTDPFGVHLDKESVTVNGEEVMNRVKSERDRFVGFVVSDVEEWPADKRIMGAAKFVDEHTVQIDDHTQIKADRIVIATGSRPVVLPQWQTLGDKVIINDDVFSWDTLPKRVAVFGPGVIGLELGQALHRLGVEVQIFGVSGSLGGISDPVVLEEAKTVFGEELVLHLDAQTEAKLNDRGEVEISWSENGESGVFTADYLLAAVGRRPNVDNIGLENINIDLDDRGVPKAHPLTMQTSIPHIFIAGDASNQLPLLHEASDQGKIAGDNAGMYPNIKNGLRRSHIGVVFTSPQIASIGLKYAQVMERYKNPECVVIGEVSFRNQGRSRVMLVNKGHMRVYAEQGTGLFIGAEIVGPAAEHLAHLLAWAHQQKMTIPQMLDMPFYHPVIEEGLRTALRDVNSKLKTHEVHTECAECPGE, encoded by the coding sequence ATGAAACAGATTCAAGCTGACGTTGTGGTCATCGGCGGCGGTACTGCCGGTATGGGCGCGTTCCGCAATGCGCGTTTGCATACCGACAATGTTTACCTGATCGAAAGCCATGCCTTCGGTACCACTTGCGCCCGCGTAGGCTGTATGCCGTCCAAACTGCTGATTGCCGCTGCCGAGGCACGCCATCATGCCCTGCATACCGATCCGTTTGGCGTTCATTTGGATAAAGAGAGCGTTACCGTAAACGGCGAAGAAGTGATGAACCGCGTGAAATCCGAGCGCGACCGTTTCGTCGGCTTCGTGGTGAGCGATGTGGAAGAATGGCCTGCCGACAAACGCATCATGGGTGCAGCTAAGTTTGTTGACGAGCATACCGTTCAAATTGACGACCACACCCAAATCAAAGCCGACCGTATTGTGATTGCCACCGGCTCGCGTCCTGTCGTATTACCTCAATGGCAGACTTTGGGCGACAAAGTGATCATCAACGACGATGTGTTCTCATGGGACACCTTGCCTAAACGTGTGGCCGTATTCGGCCCCGGCGTGATCGGTTTGGAGCTTGGTCAGGCTTTGCACCGCTTGGGTGTAGAAGTACAAATCTTCGGTGTCAGCGGCTCGCTTGGCGGGATTTCCGATCCGGTTGTCTTGGAAGAAGCGAAAACCGTATTCGGTGAAGAATTGGTATTACATTTGGACGCACAAACCGAAGCCAAGTTAAACGATCGAGGCGAAGTGGAAATCAGCTGGTCTGAAAACGGCGAAAGCGGCGTGTTTACCGCAGATTACCTGCTGGCTGCCGTCGGTCGCCGCCCGAATGTGGATAATATCGGCTTGGAAAACATCAACATTGATTTGGATGATCGCGGTGTGCCGAAAGCCCACCCGCTAACCATGCAAACCAGTATTCCGCATATTTTTATCGCAGGCGATGCTTCCAACCAACTGCCGCTGCTGCACGAAGCCAGCGATCAAGGCAAGATTGCCGGCGACAACGCGGGCATGTATCCGAATATTAAAAACGGTTTGCGCCGCAGCCATATCGGCGTGGTGTTTACCAGCCCACAGATTGCTTCTATCGGCTTGAAATACGCCCAAGTAATGGAGCGTTATAAAAACCCCGAATGCGTGGTTATCGGCGAAGTTTCGTTCCGCAACCAAGGCCGCAGCCGCGTGATGTTGGTCAACAAAGGCCATATGCGCGTGTATGCCGAGCAAGGCACGGGCTTGTTTATCGGAGCGGAAATCGTCGGCCCCGCTGCCGAGCATCTGGCACACTTGCTGGCTTGGGCGCATCAGCAAAAGATGACCATTCCGCAAATGCTGGATATGCCTTTCTACCATCCGGTTATCGAAGAAGGCTTGCGCACCGCTTTGCGCGATGTAAACAGCAAATTAAAAACGCATGAAGTGCATACCGAATGCGCCGAATGTCCGGGCGAATAA
- a CDS encoding competence/damage-inducible protein A, with protein MIYFNLIIIGDEILHGSRIDKHFAFFKHLLESRGLRLNQVQYLPDNYTFLVKQLRRSFSDGLPTFVTGGIGSTPDDHTRQAAAEALSLPIERHAGAVPFIEETSLKRGDALDSASHQQRLLMADFPEGSDLIPNPYNKIAGFSIREHYFFPGFPVMAHPMAEWVVETYYADRFNTVDNAQRTVWIFRMPESHVAPIMRNIEAGYEGIRSFSLPSVGWSTEDGEVIPPHIEFGIKAVGEACSRIDEAWEIVLKRLDDIGAVVQHHAP; from the coding sequence ATGATATATTTCAACTTAATCATTATCGGCGATGAAATTTTGCACGGCAGCCGCATAGATAAGCATTTTGCTTTTTTCAAACATCTGTTGGAATCTCGCGGATTGCGTTTAAACCAAGTGCAATATCTGCCCGACAACTATACCTTTTTGGTTAAGCAGCTTCGCCGCAGTTTTTCAGACGGCCTGCCTACTTTCGTAACCGGCGGTATCGGCTCCACGCCCGACGACCATACCCGCCAAGCCGCGGCGGAGGCTTTGAGCCTACCGATTGAGCGCCACGCCGGTGCGGTGCCGTTTATCGAGGAAACGTCGCTCAAGCGCGGCGATGCGCTGGATTCCGCTTCCCATCAACAGCGCTTGCTGATGGCGGATTTTCCCGAAGGGTCGGATTTGATTCCTAATCCTTACAATAAAATCGCCGGCTTTTCCATTCGCGAACATTATTTCTTCCCCGGTTTCCCCGTGATGGCGCACCCGATGGCCGAATGGGTGGTTGAAACTTATTATGCCGACCGTTTCAATACGGTAGATAACGCGCAGCGCACCGTGTGGATATTCCGTATGCCGGAATCGCATGTCGCTCCGATTATGCGCAACATTGAAGCCGGTTACGAAGGCATACGTTCGTTCAGCCTGCCGAGCGTGGGCTGGTCGACGGAAGACGGCGAAGTTATCCCGCCCCACATCGAATTCGGCATCAAAGCCGTCGGAGAAGCCTGTTCGCGCATCGACGAGGCTTGGGAGATAGTGCTGAAGCGCTTGGACGACATCGGTGCGGTTGTCCAACATCATGCCCCTTAA